The Saccharothrix variisporea genome has a segment encoding these proteins:
- a CDS encoding LLM class flavin-dependent oxidoreductase, which yields MQLGVYSFADRHPDPTTGEQVSVADALAQQLERIKLADELGLGFYGLGEHHLEQYAISNPGTVLAAAASVTTNITLSSAVTVLSTEDPVRVYQQFTTLDQLSRGRAELLAGRGSFTESFPLFGADLEDYDELFEEKLALLIRLDRENPITWSGRFRAPLKDAHVFPRPYGDHLRISVGTGGNPESSIRAGLLGLPVVYAIIGGQPERFAPLVDLYRRAGEAGGQTGLEVTMSAIGLISRRSQDAKDSFYPYWLETMKYGARARGWTVPSRAEYDAWTADANSIFAGSPQEVAERLISVGRLVGADRYAMQMDWSGVPHKLVMESIELLGTEVLPLVRAELG from the coding sequence ATGCAGCTCGGGGTCTACAGCTTCGCCGACCGCCACCCTGACCCGACCACCGGCGAGCAGGTGTCCGTCGCCGACGCGCTGGCCCAGCAGCTGGAGCGGATCAAGCTCGCCGACGAGCTGGGCCTGGGCTTCTACGGCCTGGGCGAGCACCACCTCGAGCAGTACGCCATCTCCAACCCCGGCACGGTCCTCGCCGCCGCCGCGAGCGTGACCACGAACATCACGCTCAGCAGCGCGGTCACCGTGCTCAGCACCGAGGACCCGGTGCGGGTCTACCAGCAGTTCACCACCCTGGACCAGCTCAGCCGGGGCCGCGCCGAACTGCTGGCCGGGCGCGGGTCGTTCACCGAGTCCTTCCCGCTGTTCGGCGCGGACCTCGAGGACTACGACGAGCTGTTCGAGGAGAAGCTGGCCCTGCTGATCCGGCTGGACCGGGAGAACCCGATCACCTGGTCGGGACGCTTCCGCGCGCCGCTGAAGGACGCCCACGTCTTCCCCCGCCCCTACGGCGACCACCTCCGCATCTCGGTCGGCACCGGCGGCAACCCGGAGTCCTCCATCCGGGCCGGACTGCTGGGCCTGCCCGTGGTCTACGCGATCATCGGCGGGCAGCCGGAGCGGTTCGCGCCGCTGGTGGACCTGTACCGGCGCGCGGGCGAGGCCGGCGGGCAGACCGGGCTGGAGGTGACCATGAGCGCGATCGGGCTGATCTCGCGCCGCTCCCAGGACGCGAAGGACTCCTTCTACCCGTACTGGCTGGAGACCATGAAGTACGGCGCCCGCGCCCGCGGCTGGACCGTGCCCTCACGCGCCGAGTACGACGCCTGGACCGCCGACGCGAACTCGATCTTCGCGGGCAGCCCGCAGGAGGTCGCCGAGCGGCTGATCTCCGTGGGCCGGCTGGTCGGCGCGGACCGGTACGCGATGCAGATGGACTGGTCGGGCGTGCCGCACAAGCTGGTCATGGAGTCCATCGAGCTGCTGGGCACCGAGGTGCTGCCCCTGGTCCGAGCGGAGCTCGGCTGA
- a CDS encoding ATP-binding cassette domain-containing protein: MTRSKGKSTPAQHPADSHEMIRVHGARVNNLKDVSLEIPKRRLTVFTGVSGSGKSSLVFDTIAAESQRLINETYSTFVQGFMPTLARPDVDVLDGLTTAIIVDQQRLGADPRSTVGTATDANAMLRILFSRLGKPHIGGPGAFSFNVPSVKASGAITVERGGKTKAEKATFERLGGMCPRCEGVGSVTDFDLTALYDDTKSLNEGALTIPGYSMDGWFGRIFRGSGFFDPDKPIRKYNKRELHDLLYKDPTKIKVDGINLTYEGLIPKIQKSMLSKDKEAMQPHIRAFVDRAITFATCPDCDGTRLSAEARKSKIKGINIAQACAMQITDLAEWVSGLSEPSVAPLLTALRHTLDSFVEIGLGYLSLDRPSGTLSGGEAQRVKMIRHLGSSLTDVTYVFDEPTIGLHPHDIKRMNDLLLRLRDKGNTVLVVEHKPDAIAIADHVVDLGPGAGTGGGTVCFEGTVEGLRASGTITGRHLDDRAKLKAQVREPCGVLEIRGASRHNLQNVDVDIPLGVLVVVTGVAGSGKSSLVHGSMPAEGVVSVDQTAIRGSRRSNPATYTGLLEPIRKAFAKANGVKPALFSANSEGACPTCNGAGVTYTDLGIMAGVAVTCEECEGKRFQASVLKYHLGGRDISEVLAMSVTEAEEFFGPGADAHTPAAHAVLRRLADVGLGYLSLGQPLTTLSGGERQRLKLATHMADKGGVYVLDEPTTGLHLADVEQLLGLLDRLVDAGKSVIVIEHHQAVMAHADWIIDLGPGAGHDGGKVVFEGTPADLVAARSTLTGRHLADYVGA; this comes from the coding sequence ATGACCAGGTCCAAGGGGAAGAGCACGCCGGCACAGCACCCGGCCGACAGCCACGAGATGATCCGCGTGCACGGCGCACGCGTGAACAACCTCAAGGACGTCAGCTTGGAGATCCCCAAGCGGCGGCTGACCGTGTTCACCGGCGTCTCCGGCTCGGGCAAGTCGTCCCTGGTGTTCGACACGATCGCGGCCGAGTCCCAGCGGCTGATCAACGAGACCTACAGCACCTTCGTGCAGGGGTTCATGCCGACGCTGGCGCGGCCAGACGTGGACGTCCTCGACGGACTGACCACCGCGATCATCGTCGACCAGCAGCGGCTGGGCGCGGACCCGCGGTCCACCGTGGGCACCGCCACGGACGCCAACGCGATGCTGCGCATCCTGTTCAGCCGCCTGGGCAAGCCGCACATCGGTGGGCCGGGCGCGTTCTCGTTCAACGTCCCCTCGGTGAAGGCCAGCGGCGCGATCACGGTCGAGCGCGGCGGCAAGACCAAGGCCGAGAAGGCGACCTTCGAGCGGTTGGGCGGCATGTGCCCGCGCTGCGAGGGCGTCGGCTCGGTCACCGACTTCGACCTCACCGCGCTCTACGACGACACCAAGTCGCTCAACGAGGGCGCGCTGACCATCCCCGGCTACAGCATGGACGGCTGGTTCGGCCGGATCTTCCGCGGCAGCGGCTTCTTCGACCCCGACAAGCCCATCCGCAAGTACAACAAGCGCGAACTGCACGACCTGCTCTACAAGGACCCCACGAAGATCAAGGTCGACGGGATCAACCTGACCTACGAGGGCCTGATCCCGAAGATTCAGAAGTCCATGCTGAGCAAGGACAAGGAGGCGATGCAGCCGCACATCCGCGCGTTCGTGGACCGGGCGATCACCTTCGCCACCTGCCCCGACTGCGACGGCACTAGGCTGAGCGCCGAGGCGCGGAAGTCGAAGATCAAGGGGATCAACATCGCGCAGGCGTGCGCCATGCAGATCACCGACCTCGCCGAGTGGGTCAGCGGCTTGTCGGAGCCGTCGGTCGCGCCGCTGCTGACCGCGTTGCGGCACACGCTGGACTCGTTCGTCGAGATCGGACTGGGGTACCTGTCGCTGGACCGCCCGTCCGGGACGCTGTCGGGCGGCGAGGCGCAGCGCGTGAAGATGATCCGGCACCTCGGGTCGTCGCTGACCGACGTCACCTACGTCTTCGACGAGCCGACCATCGGCCTGCACCCGCACGACATCAAGCGCATGAACGACCTGCTCCTGCGGTTGCGGGACAAGGGCAACACCGTGCTGGTCGTGGAGCACAAGCCGGACGCCATCGCGATCGCCGACCACGTCGTGGACCTCGGGCCGGGCGCGGGCACGGGCGGCGGCACGGTGTGCTTCGAGGGCACCGTCGAGGGCCTGCGGGCCAGCGGCACGATCACCGGCCGGCACCTGGACGACCGGGCCAAGCTCAAGGCGCAGGTGCGCGAACCCTGCGGTGTGCTGGAGATCCGCGGCGCTTCCCGACACAACCTTCAGAACGTGGACGTCGACATCCCGCTGGGCGTGCTGGTCGTCGTGACCGGCGTGGCCGGGTCGGGCAAGAGCTCGCTGGTGCACGGGTCGATGCCCGCCGAGGGCGTGGTGTCGGTGGACCAGACCGCGATCCGCGGCTCGCGGCGCAGCAACCCCGCCACCTACACCGGGCTGCTGGAGCCGATCCGCAAGGCCTTCGCCAAGGCCAACGGCGTGAAGCCGGCCCTGTTCAGCGCCAACTCCGAGGGCGCGTGCCCGACCTGCAACGGCGCCGGCGTGACCTACACCGACCTGGGGATCATGGCCGGGGTCGCGGTGACGTGCGAGGAGTGCGAGGGCAAGCGGTTCCAGGCCTCGGTGCTCAAGTACCACCTCGGCGGGCGCGACATCAGCGAGGTGCTGGCCATGTCGGTGACCGAGGCGGAGGAGTTCTTCGGCCCCGGCGCCGACGCGCACACCCCCGCCGCGCACGCCGTCCTGCGGCGGCTGGCCGACGTCGGGCTCGGGTACCTGTCGCTGGGCCAGCCGCTGACCACGCTGTCCGGCGGCGAGCGGCAGCGGCTCAAGCTGGCCACGCACATGGCCGACAAGGGCGGGGTGTACGTGCTGGACGAGCCGACCACCGGCCTGCACCTGGCCGACGTCGAGCAGCTGCTGGGGTTGCTGGACCGGCTGGTGGACGCGGGCAAGTCGGTCATCGTCATCGAGCACCACCAGGCCGTGATGGCGCACGCGGACTGGATCATCGACCTCGGGCCGGGCGCGGGCCACGACGGCGGCAAGGTCGTCTTCGAGGGCACGCCCGCCGACCTGGTCGCCGCCCGCTCGACGCTGACCGGCCGGCACCTCGCCGACTACGTGGGGGCCTGA
- a CDS encoding TetR/AcrR family transcriptional regulator, whose product MTTDRPYHHGDLRRAVLDAAVDAITEHGPGGVGLRDLARRVGVSHAGPVHHFKDKAGLLTALAAEGFALLAARLEETKAAGGDFVEVGTAYVRFAVEHRAHFEVMFRPDLYHPDDPAVEAARSRAGAVLADGVTDQPDPELASAAAWSIVHGFATLWNTGVLERPGDDPVELARAVAGFLFRERGQAPT is encoded by the coding sequence GTGACCACGGACCGCCCGTACCACCACGGCGACCTGCGCCGAGCCGTCCTCGACGCCGCCGTCGACGCGATCACCGAGCACGGCCCCGGTGGCGTCGGCCTGCGCGACCTGGCCCGGCGGGTGGGGGTGTCGCACGCCGGGCCGGTGCACCACTTCAAGGACAAGGCAGGCTTGCTGACCGCCCTGGCCGCCGAGGGCTTCGCGCTGCTGGCCGCGCGGCTGGAGGAGACCAAGGCCGCCGGCGGCGACTTCGTGGAGGTCGGCACGGCCTACGTGCGTTTCGCGGTGGAGCACCGGGCGCACTTCGAGGTGATGTTCCGCCCCGACCTCTACCACCCCGACGACCCGGCGGTGGAGGCCGCGCGCTCGCGGGCGGGGGCGGTGCTGGCGGACGGTGTCACCGACCAGCCGGACCCGGAGTTGGCGTCGGCCGCGGCCTGGTCGATCGTGCACGGCTTCGCGACCCTGTGGAACACCGGCGTGCTGGAACGCCCCGGCGACGACCCGGTGGAACTGGCCCGGGCCGTCGCCGGCTTCCTGTTCCGCGAGAGGGGTCAGGCCCCCACGTAG
- a CDS encoding DoxX family protein, translating into MAPLVILVLVTLVLAGLRAVGLTRVPAWPFAVQGGVAAMFTATGMAHFIGMREQLIAMVPPAIPAPELVITVTGLLELAGAAGVLWHRTAPWAAAGLTAMLVGMFPANVYAAIKGISPAFGDQLVPRTLMQLVFLAATVTVLAHHLRARRTSTAPATLDSPQSVSV; encoded by the coding sequence ATGGCCCCGCTCGTGATCCTCGTCCTCGTCACCCTCGTCCTGGCCGGCCTGCGGGCGGTCGGGCTGACCCGGGTACCCGCCTGGCCGTTCGCCGTGCAGGGCGGTGTCGCGGCGATGTTCACCGCGACCGGCATGGCGCACTTCATCGGGATGAGGGAACAGCTGATCGCGATGGTGCCGCCGGCGATCCCCGCTCCCGAACTGGTGATCACCGTGACCGGGCTGCTGGAGCTCGCGGGGGCGGCGGGGGTGCTGTGGCACCGGACCGCGCCGTGGGCAGCGGCGGGGTTGACGGCGATGCTGGTGGGGATGTTCCCGGCCAACGTGTACGCGGCCATCAAGGGCATCTCGCCCGCTTTCGGCGACCAGTTGGTGCCGCGCACCCTCATGCAGCTCGTCTTCCTCGCCGCCACCGTGACGGTCCTGGCCCACCACCTCCGGGCCCGTCGCACGTCGACCGCACCCGCCACCCTTGACTCGCCGCAAAGTGTGAGTGTTTAA
- a CDS encoding medium chain dehydrogenase/reductase family protein has translation MRALEVVLPGTVEPDGLELRHRDLPSPAAGQVVVRVEASGVSFAEQQMRRGKYYDQPPFPFVPGYDLVGTVVRTGPGAESLLGGRFAALTKTGGWADHVLLDAADLVPVPEGVDPAEAEAFVVNGITAWRMLHTIARVRKGQTVLVHGANGGVGSTLVQLARLAGATVIGTASPRHHDTVRALGATPVDYRTPDLPARIRELAPAGVDAVFDHVGGPGIVDSYRLLAPRGTLVAYGTASTRDEPGSSRLPVLKLFARLALWNALPNGHRATFFNIWAGKRRRTAFRAALRRDLGEVFALLAQGKLRAQVAARVPLSEVARAVTLAESGTVAGKVVLVPSDTTR, from the coding sequence ATGCGCGCCCTCGAAGTCGTCCTGCCCGGCACCGTCGAACCGGACGGGCTCGAACTGCGCCACCGCGACCTGCCCTCCCCCGCCGCCGGGCAGGTCGTGGTGCGGGTCGAGGCGAGCGGGGTGTCGTTCGCCGAGCAGCAGATGCGGCGCGGGAAGTACTACGACCAGCCGCCGTTCCCGTTCGTGCCCGGCTACGACCTGGTCGGCACCGTCGTCCGGACCGGGCCGGGCGCGGAGAGCCTGCTGGGCGGCCGGTTCGCCGCCCTGACCAAGACCGGCGGCTGGGCGGACCACGTGCTGCTCGACGCCGCCGACCTGGTCCCCGTGCCCGAGGGCGTCGACCCGGCGGAGGCGGAAGCGTTCGTGGTCAACGGGATCACCGCGTGGCGGATGCTGCACACCATCGCGCGAGTCCGAAAGGGACAGACGGTCCTGGTGCACGGCGCCAACGGCGGCGTCGGCTCGACCCTGGTCCAGCTCGCACGCCTGGCCGGGGCGACCGTCATCGGCACCGCCTCACCCCGCCACCACGACACCGTCCGCGCCCTGGGCGCGACCCCCGTCGACTACCGCACCCCCGACCTGCCCGCCCGCATCCGGGAACTCGCACCGGCCGGGGTGGACGCGGTGTTCGACCACGTGGGCGGCCCCGGCATCGTCGACTCCTACCGCCTGCTCGCCCCGCGCGGCACGCTGGTCGCCTACGGCACGGCGTCCACCCGGGACGAACCGGGGTCGTCGCGCCTGCCGGTGCTCAAGCTGTTCGCGCGGCTGGCCCTGTGGAACGCCCTGCCCAACGGCCACCGCGCCACGTTCTTCAACATCTGGGCGGGCAAGCGCCGCCGGACCGCCTTCCGCGCCGCCCTGCGCCGGGACCTCGGCGAGGTGTTCGCCCTGCTGGCCCAGGGGAAGCTGCGCGCGCAGGTCGCCGCCCGCGTCCCGCTCTCGGAGGTGGCTCGGGCGGTCACGCTCGCCGAGTCCGGCACGGTCGCCGGGAAGGTCGTGCTGGTGCCTAGCGACACCACGCGGTGA
- a CDS encoding SMI1/KNR4 family protein, with protein sequence MTEDRRFPPALAAVAECAFDYDDGIDFEPYAEFSSAEETTSWIRAWTGNQELDGAEFRVFGQDGTGGLAMFWTVREGAPLTDQPVVFFGSEGAVGVVARDLSAFLWLLADGVGPMEAVEHTDLDGEPSEELREIAEKFAADHRQSGADVVAEARAEFPDFESTVTAWCR encoded by the coding sequence GTGACGGAAGATCGCCGGTTCCCGCCCGCCCTCGCCGCCGTGGCCGAGTGCGCCTTCGACTACGACGACGGCATCGACTTCGAGCCCTACGCCGAGTTCTCCTCCGCCGAGGAGACCACGTCCTGGATCCGGGCGTGGACCGGCAACCAGGAGCTCGACGGGGCCGAGTTCCGCGTCTTCGGCCAGGACGGCACCGGCGGCCTGGCCATGTTCTGGACCGTCCGCGAAGGCGCACCGCTGACCGACCAGCCGGTGGTCTTCTTCGGCTCCGAGGGCGCGGTGGGCGTGGTCGCGCGGGACCTGAGCGCGTTCCTGTGGCTGCTGGCCGACGGCGTCGGTCCGATGGAAGCCGTCGAGCACACCGACCTCGACGGCGAGCCCAGCGAGGAACTGCGGGAGATCGCGGAGAAGTTCGCGGCCGACCACCGGCAGTCCGGTGCGGACGTGGTGGCCGAAGCGCGCGCCGAGTTCCCGGACTTCGAGTCCACCGTCACCGCGTGGTGTCGCTAG
- a CDS encoding NAD(P)-dependent oxidoreductase, giving the protein MTKSVAVLGTGIMGAGMARSLLRAGLDVAVWNRSADKAAPLGEAGARVAETPAEAVAGADVVLTVLFDADSTAEVVRGLDLSGDVVWVQSGTVGLEGTSRLAELAGSTPFVDAPVLGTRKPAEEGKLTVLAAGPEAVRDRLAPVFEAIGSRTVWVGERPGDGHRLKLAVNSWVLSITAATAQAVALTRGLGVAPEAFLDAIAGGPTDSGYAQVKGRAMIAGEFTPSFGIDGAVKDADLILEAMRAAGTDDRLMRALHEQYRVAADHRDAEDMAAVVRAFNT; this is encoded by the coding sequence GTGACGAAGTCTGTTGCGGTGCTTGGTACGGGCATCATGGGCGCGGGCATGGCGCGCAGCCTGCTGCGGGCGGGTCTGGACGTGGCGGTGTGGAACCGCAGCGCCGACAAGGCCGCGCCGCTGGGCGAGGCCGGCGCACGGGTCGCCGAGACACCCGCCGAGGCGGTGGCCGGCGCGGACGTCGTGCTGACCGTGCTGTTCGACGCCGACTCCACGGCCGAGGTGGTGCGCGGGCTGGACCTGTCCGGCGACGTGGTGTGGGTGCAGTCGGGCACGGTGGGCCTGGAGGGCACGTCGCGGCTGGCCGAGCTGGCCGGGTCCACGCCGTTCGTGGACGCGCCCGTGCTGGGGACGCGCAAGCCCGCCGAGGAGGGCAAGCTGACCGTGCTGGCCGCCGGCCCGGAGGCGGTGCGGGACCGGCTCGCGCCGGTGTTCGAGGCGATCGGGTCGCGGACGGTGTGGGTGGGGGAGCGGCCCGGCGACGGTCACCGGCTCAAGCTGGCGGTCAACTCGTGGGTGCTGTCGATCACGGCGGCCACCGCGCAGGCCGTGGCGTTGACGCGGGGGCTGGGGGTCGCGCCGGAGGCGTTCCTGGACGCCATCGCGGGCGGTCCGACGGACAGCGGGTACGCGCAGGTCAAGGGCCGGGCGATGATCGCGGGTGAGTTCACGCCGTCGTTCGGCATCGACGGCGCGGTGAAGGACGCGGACCTGATCCTGGAGGCGATGCGCGCGGCGGGCACCGACGACCGGCTCATGCGCGCCCTGCACGAGCAGTACCGCGTGGCCGCCGACCACCGCGACGCCGAGGACATGGCCGCGGTGGTCCGCGCCTTCAACACCTGA
- a CDS encoding class II histone deacetylase, with protein MSTGYVYHELYGWHDTGTHAGLLPADPRRGLQPHRHFENAEAKRRVHELVVVSGLLDRLTRLAPRPATDEEILAVHTPGHLARLVAANDTGGDAGDGGSPFGPGGLDIARLAAGGVVRAVEAVVDGAVDNAYALVRPPGHHALADVGMGFCLLANIAIAAQAVRRSRGVARIAVVDIDVHHGNGTQAAFADDPDVLTISVHQDRVFPPDSGHVTERGTGAGHGYALNLPLPPGTGNGGYLEAFRRVVLPALRRFQPELILVAAGFDANAVDPLARMMVTASGYREIGRMLVDAAAELCGGRIAFAHEGGYDPVYVPFCAHAVIEVLAGVEEPLEDPFAANFDNQGQQEAQPHQSAAIAAAEELVGDIG; from the coding sequence ATGTCGACGGGTTACGTCTACCACGAGCTCTACGGCTGGCACGACACCGGGACGCACGCCGGCCTCCTGCCCGCCGACCCCCGCCGGGGTCTCCAGCCGCACCGCCACTTCGAGAACGCCGAAGCCAAGCGGCGCGTGCACGAACTGGTCGTGGTCAGCGGCCTGCTCGACCGCCTGACCCGCCTGGCCCCGCGCCCGGCCACCGACGAGGAGATCCTGGCCGTGCACACGCCCGGCCACCTCGCCCGCCTGGTCGCGGCCAACGACACCGGCGGCGACGCGGGCGACGGCGGCAGTCCTTTCGGTCCCGGCGGGCTGGACATCGCGCGGCTCGCGGCCGGTGGCGTGGTGCGGGCGGTGGAGGCGGTCGTGGACGGTGCGGTGGACAACGCCTACGCCCTGGTCCGCCCGCCCGGCCACCACGCGCTGGCCGACGTCGGCATGGGGTTCTGCCTGCTGGCCAACATCGCCATCGCCGCCCAGGCGGTGCGCCGCTCGCGCGGGGTCGCGCGGATCGCGGTGGTGGACATCGACGTCCACCACGGCAACGGCACCCAGGCCGCGTTCGCGGACGACCCGGACGTGCTGACCATCTCCGTGCACCAGGACCGGGTGTTCCCACCCGACTCCGGGCACGTGACCGAACGCGGCACGGGCGCGGGCCACGGCTACGCGCTGAACCTGCCGCTGCCGCCGGGCACCGGCAACGGCGGCTACCTGGAGGCCTTCCGGCGGGTCGTGCTGCCCGCGCTGCGCCGGTTCCAGCCGGAGCTGATCCTGGTGGCGGCCGGCTTCGACGCGAACGCCGTGGACCCGCTGGCGCGGATGATGGTCACCGCCTCCGGGTACCGGGAGATCGGGCGGATGCTCGTGGACGCGGCGGCGGAGCTGTGCGGCGGGCGGATCGCGTTCGCGCACGAGGGCGGCTACGACCCGGTGTACGTGCCGTTCTGCGCGCACGCGGTGATCGAGGTGCTGGCCGGGGTGGAGGAGCCGCTGGAGGACCCGTTCGCGGCGAACTTCGACAACCAGGGGCAGCAGGAGGCGCAACCCCACCAGTCGGCGGCGATCGCGGCGGCGGAGGAGTTGGTCGGCGACATCGGGTGA
- a CDS encoding primary-amine oxidase, which translates to MTTHPLDPLTAAEIAGARAVLVAAGRVGPTTRFPSVLPVEPSKDAVRQGLPVHRRVRAVLLDTATGAVAEAVVDVTAGVEESYRPLDPEKHGQPAVLFEEYDRSAELVRADPRWQAAMRRRGIEDWSLAFVAPLSPGHFDEPLLRGRRVLRALTFLRDHVDDSPWAHPVEGLLCEVDLVAGEVLAVTDSGDVPVPVEHGNYTGVQPRTSLKPISITQPEGVSFTVSGSEVGWEGWTFRVGFNAREGLTLHRIAFGGDPVVYRASVPEMVVPYGDPEPWRNWISYFDAGEYLLGKNANSLRLGCDCLGVIHYFDAVLADDHGHPMSIPQAICMHEEDYGVLWKHTNILTGASDVRRSRRLVVSSFSTIGNYDYGFFWYFYLDGTIELEAKATGVVFCGAGEAGPHGELVAPGLVAPVHQHLFCARLDTEVAGPSNTVEEVDFVGVPTGPDNPRGNAFTTTTTVLDRESTAARLADPLRGRTWLVRGGGVNRLGQRRSYQLVPRPGPVLLAQPEATVAGRAAFASRHLWVTRFHEDERYPAGDHPNQHPGGAGLPAWSAQDRPLVDEDVVLWHVFGPTHLPRPEDWPVMPVDYSGFSFRPVGFNDRNPTLDVPDLASTGCAHCPPGGCRCEH; encoded by the coding sequence ATGACCACACATCCCCTCGACCCGTTGACCGCGGCCGAGATCGCCGGGGCGCGGGCCGTGCTCGTGGCCGCCGGTCGGGTCGGCCCGACGACCCGGTTCCCGAGCGTGCTGCCCGTCGAGCCGTCCAAGGACGCGGTGCGGCAGGGGCTGCCGGTGCACCGACGGGTGCGGGCGGTGCTGCTGGACACCGCCACCGGGGCGGTGGCCGAGGCCGTGGTGGACGTGACGGCCGGCGTCGAGGAGTCCTACCGACCGCTGGACCCCGAGAAGCACGGGCAGCCGGCGGTGCTGTTCGAGGAGTACGACCGCAGCGCCGAACTGGTCCGGGCCGACCCGCGCTGGCAGGCGGCGATGCGGCGGCGCGGGATCGAGGACTGGTCGCTGGCGTTCGTCGCTCCCCTGTCACCGGGGCACTTCGACGAGCCGCTGCTGCGCGGACGGCGTGTTCTCCGGGCGTTGACGTTCCTGCGCGACCACGTGGACGACAGCCCGTGGGCGCACCCCGTGGAAGGCCTGCTGTGCGAGGTGGACCTGGTCGCGGGCGAGGTGCTGGCGGTGACCGACTCCGGTGACGTACCGGTGCCCGTCGAGCACGGCAACTACACCGGGGTGCAGCCGCGGACGTCGTTGAAGCCGATCTCCATCACCCAGCCCGAGGGCGTGAGCTTCACCGTGTCCGGCAGCGAGGTGGGCTGGGAGGGGTGGACGTTCCGGGTCGGGTTCAACGCCCGCGAGGGGTTGACGCTGCACCGGATCGCGTTCGGCGGTGACCCGGTGGTGTACCGGGCGTCGGTGCCGGAGATGGTCGTCCCGTACGGCGACCCGGAGCCGTGGCGGAACTGGATCAGCTACTTCGACGCGGGCGAGTACCTGCTGGGCAAGAACGCCAACTCGCTGCGGCTGGGCTGCGACTGCCTGGGCGTGATCCACTACTTCGACGCGGTGCTCGCCGACGACCACGGCCACCCGATGTCGATCCCGCAGGCCATCTGCATGCACGAAGAGGACTACGGGGTGCTGTGGAAGCACACCAACATCCTCACGGGCGCGTCGGACGTGCGGCGGTCGCGGCGGCTGGTGGTGTCGTCGTTCAGCACCATCGGCAACTACGACTACGGCTTCTTCTGGTACTTCTACCTGGACGGCACGATCGAGCTGGAGGCCAAGGCCACCGGTGTCGTGTTCTGCGGTGCGGGCGAGGCCGGTCCGCACGGGGAGCTGGTCGCGCCCGGTCTGGTGGCTCCCGTGCACCAGCACCTGTTCTGCGCGCGGCTGGACACCGAGGTGGCGGGGCCGTCGAACACCGTGGAGGAGGTCGACTTCGTCGGCGTGCCCACCGGTCCGGACAACCCGCGCGGCAACGCCTTCACCACGACGACCACCGTGTTGGACCGCGAGTCCACTGCCGCGCGCCTGGCCGATCCGCTGCGGGGCCGGACGTGGCTGGTGCGGGGTGGTGGTGTGAACCGGTTGGGGCAGCGGCGTTCTTACCAGCTCGTGCCCCGGCCGGGGCCGGTGCTCTTGGCGCAGCCGGAGGCGACCGTGGCGGGACGGGCGGCGTTCGCGTCCCGGCACCTGTGGGTGACCCGGTTCCACGAGGACGAGCGCTATCCGGCCGGGGACCACCCGAACCAGCACCCGGGCGGAGCGGGCCTGCCGGCGTGGAGCGCGCAGGACCGGCCGTTGGTGGACGAGGACGTGGTGCTGTGGCACGTCTTCGGGCCGACGCACCTGCCCAGGCCGGAGGACTGGCCGGTGATGCCGGTGGACTACAGCGGGTTCTCGTTCCGCCCGGTCGGGTTCAACGACCGCAACCCGACCTTGGACGTGCCGGACCTGGCGTCGACCGGGTGCGCCCACTGCCCGCCAGGGGGATGTCGTTGCGAACATTGA